The following nucleotide sequence is from Pedosphaera parvula Ellin514.
ACGTCGAGAACGAAATTGTTCTCCTTCTTCAAGGGCTGATAAGTGCCGATTTCTTCAATAAACTTCCCATCGCGCGGGCTGCGGCCGTCCGCCACCACGATACGAAATACCGGGGTGTTCTTCGCCCCTACGCGCTTCATCCGAATTTTAACTGCCATAAATGATTCTCATTTGTGGTGGCGGCGAACCACGGTTTATGCCGCCCGCCGTTATCGGCGTCTTCTAAAAAAGAG
It contains:
- the rpsP gene encoding 30S ribosomal protein S16; its protein translation is MAVKIRMKRVGAKNTPVFRIVVADGRSPRDGKFIEEIGTYQPLKKENNFVLDVERANYWVSKGAQPSDTVASFIKKAKRAAAPAA